From a single Pseudomonas sp. A34-9 genomic region:
- a CDS encoding glutamine synthetase family protein — MTAEGFLEGRRLQLARGVLLQCIMGGYPAARFYGSDDGDLALIAEPSQIHRLPWSDDPRALAICDADELSGESSNLSTRGQLKKVIARYAARGLAPVVAPELEFFVFAPNTDPTQPFRPPVGLDGRREDGLSAFSVSSNNGLRPFFSEVYKCMAALGLPRDTFMHEMGVSQFEINLLHGDPLLLADQTFLFKHLLKEVALKHGLTVVCMAKPLAHTPGSSMHIHQSIVDIDSGKNVFSDAHGEPTAMFRHFIGGQQAGMADFTALFAPNVNSYQRLCHPYASPNNACWSHDNRAAGLRIPASAPIARRVENRLPGADANPYLAIAASLAAGLHGIEHELEPTEAIQGEFEVPDNLSLPCTLHAALERLKRSQLARELFGQEFIEGYIASKTMELTSFFDEITPWERRVLAAQA; from the coding sequence ATGACCGCCGAGGGATTCCTCGAAGGGCGGCGTTTGCAGCTGGCGCGAGGCGTGCTGCTGCAATGCATCATGGGTGGTTACCCGGCGGCACGGTTTTACGGCAGCGATGACGGCGATCTCGCCTTGATTGCCGAACCGAGCCAGATCCATCGTTTGCCATGGAGTGACGACCCGCGCGCCCTGGCGATTTGCGATGCCGATGAACTGAGCGGCGAAAGCTCCAACCTGTCGACCCGTGGCCAACTCAAGAAAGTTATCGCGCGTTATGCGGCTCGTGGTCTGGCGCCGGTGGTGGCGCCCGAGCTGGAATTCTTTGTCTTCGCGCCGAATACCGATCCGACTCAGCCGTTCCGTCCGCCGGTTGGCCTCGACGGTCGTCGCGAAGACGGTTTGTCGGCGTTCAGTGTCAGTTCCAACAACGGTCTGCGGCCGTTCTTCAGCGAAGTCTATAAATGCATGGCCGCCCTTGGCCTGCCGCGCGATACCTTCATGCACGAAATGGGCGTCAGCCAGTTCGAGATCAATCTGCTGCACGGTGATCCGCTGCTGCTGGCCGACCAGACGTTCCTGTTCAAGCACCTGCTCAAGGAAGTCGCGCTCAAGCACGGCCTGACCGTGGTGTGCATGGCCAAACCGCTGGCCCACACGCCGGGCAGTTCGATGCACATTCACCAGAGCATCGTCGACATCGACAGCGGCAAGAATGTGTTCAGTGACGCGCACGGTGAGCCGACCGCGATGTTCCGCCACTTCATCGGTGGGCAGCAGGCGGGCATGGCCGATTTCACCGCGTTGTTTGCACCCAACGTGAATTCCTATCAGCGCCTGTGCCATCCGTATGCATCGCCGAACAACGCGTGCTGGTCCCACGACAACCGTGCCGCCGGGCTGCGAATTCCGGCCAGTGCGCCGATTGCTCGTCGGGTGGAAAATCGTCTGCCGGGCGCCGATGCGAATCCGTACCTGGCGATCGCCGCCAGTCTGGCTGCGGGTCTGCATGGTATCGAGCATGAACTTGAGCCGACCGAGGCGATTCAGGGCGAGTTCGAGGTCCCGGACAACCTCTCGCTGCCGTGTACCTTGCACGCCGCGCTTGAACGTCTGAAACGTAGCCAACTGGCGAGGGAACTGTTCGGACAGGAGTTCATCGAAGGCTACATCGCTTCGAAGACCATGGAGTTGACCAGCTTCTTTGATGAAATCACTCCCTGGGAACGGCGTGTTCTAGCAGCCCAGGCCTGA
- a CDS encoding HAMP domain-containing sensor histidine kinase — translation MSNDKQALDFSTVIASTVHDMKNSLALLMQAHSQWLARLPQAQREGSEQGVIDFEFAHLNGMLVQLLGLYKLGVNQMPLQPAYHELDDFIEAQLAAHQEVFASRGIIATYEVDPLSPLGFFDRELVASVLGNCINNAIRYARESLLITVSDEAGQLVLSINDDGDGYPAEMLERQADYVQGINHSSGSTGLGLYFANRIAALHQRNGVEGRTEIRNGGPLGGGVFSLYLP, via the coding sequence ATGAGTAACGACAAGCAGGCGCTGGATTTTTCCACGGTGATTGCCTCCACCGTCCACGACATGAAGAACTCGCTGGCCTTGCTGATGCAGGCCCACAGCCAATGGCTCGCGCGATTGCCGCAGGCGCAGCGCGAAGGTTCGGAGCAGGGCGTCATCGACTTCGAGTTCGCCCACCTCAACGGCATGCTGGTGCAGTTGCTCGGGCTGTACAAACTCGGCGTCAACCAGATGCCGCTGCAACCGGCGTATCACGAACTGGACGACTTTATCGAGGCTCAACTGGCGGCGCATCAAGAGGTGTTTGCCAGTCGCGGCATCATCGCCACTTATGAGGTCGACCCGCTAAGCCCACTGGGTTTCTTCGACCGAGAGCTGGTTGCCTCGGTGCTGGGTAACTGCATCAATAACGCGATTCGTTATGCCCGCGAATCGCTGTTGATTACCGTCAGCGACGAGGCCGGGCAACTGGTGCTGAGCATCAACGACGACGGCGACGGTTACCCGGCCGAGATGCTCGAGCGTCAGGCCGACTATGTGCAAGGCATCAACCACAGCAGTGGCAGCACCGGGCTCGGTTTGTATTTCGCCAATCGTATCGCGGCGCTGCATCAGCGCAACGGTGTTGAAGGTCGCACCGAAATCCGCAATGGCGGACCGCTTGGTGGCGGGGTGTTCAGCCTTTATCTGCCGTGA
- a CDS encoding tetratricopeptide repeat-containing response regulator, with amino-acid sequence MLSYHQKSFLIVDDFSDFRSSVRSMLRELGVKDVDTADTGEQALKMCAQKSYDFILQDFHLGDGKKNGQQVLEDLMLEKLISHEAVFVMVTAETSQAMVLSALEHEPDAYLTKPFNRSGLAQRLERLEQRKTLLKPILQALDRGKPVEVLNACIALCKQDIRYSPLCLRYRADALRDMNQNEALERLYDSIIADRPLPWAFAGLGKLLFKRGQVAQAKGVYEKALKVFPMMPSLYDGMADVLVSEGDTKGAQQVLEEAIRLSPLAVRRQALLGKLAMANEDFDTASRAYRQAVSQGAQSRFKDPESNLGLAHALISKGSERGLDTRTRLEINTTLSAVAKENPTDPGLQIRARLMKATSLLLNDAETADKLTEQALMRLDGMEQFMSPEAALLVAKQLQMLGQAEAGTSMLKSCAEIYGDDPAVMKDIAKLTDDPTILSSSNAAADLNRQGVRVYKTGNLVEAREVFRKALKMQPKNISIALNMAQSLLHGTDTSVPSAELEECRACLKMVGLMPDTDARYARYQKLKSKAFGE; translated from the coding sequence ATGCTGTCGTATCACCAAAAGAGTTTTCTGATCGTCGATGATTTCTCGGATTTCCGCAGTTCCGTGCGTTCGATGCTACGTGAGCTTGGGGTCAAGGATGTCGACACCGCCGACACTGGTGAACAGGCGCTGAAGATGTGCGCGCAGAAGTCCTACGATTTCATTCTGCAGGATTTCCACCTTGGCGACGGCAAGAAGAACGGACAGCAGGTACTCGAAGACCTGATGCTGGAAAAGCTCATCAGCCATGAAGCAGTGTTCGTCATGGTCACCGCCGAGACCAGTCAGGCGATGGTGCTCAGTGCCCTGGAGCACGAGCCGGATGCGTACCTGACCAAACCGTTCAACCGTTCCGGTCTGGCCCAGCGCCTGGAGCGTCTGGAACAGCGCAAGACATTGCTCAAACCGATTCTGCAGGCCCTCGACCGTGGCAAACCGGTCGAGGTGCTAAACGCCTGCATCGCCCTGTGCAAGCAGGACATCCGTTATTCGCCGCTGTGCCTGCGCTACCGCGCTGATGCGCTGCGCGACATGAACCAGAACGAAGCGCTGGAACGCCTTTACGACAGCATCATTGCCGACCGACCGTTGCCGTGGGCATTTGCCGGATTGGGCAAGTTGCTGTTCAAGCGCGGTCAGGTTGCACAGGCTAAAGGGGTTTATGAAAAAGCGCTGAAGGTGTTCCCGATGATGCCGTCGCTGTATGACGGCATGGCCGATGTGCTGGTATCGGAGGGCGATACCAAAGGTGCGCAGCAAGTGCTCGAAGAAGCGATTCGCCTATCACCATTGGCGGTGCGTCGGCAGGCATTGCTGGGCAAACTGGCGATGGCCAACGAGGATTTCGACACCGCTTCGCGCGCCTATCGCCAGGCGGTGTCGCAAGGTGCGCAGTCGCGGTTCAAGGACCCGGAAAGCAACTTGGGTCTGGCCCATGCGCTGATCAGCAAGGGCAGCGAGCGCGGTCTCGATACGCGCACGCGGCTGGAAATCAACACGACCCTCAGTGCCGTGGCCAAGGAGAATCCGACCGACCCCGGCTTGCAGATTCGAGCGCGCCTGATGAAGGCCACCAGCCTGCTGCTCAACGATGCCGAAACCGCCGACAAACTCACCGAGCAAGCGCTGATGCGTCTCGACGGCATGGAGCAGTTCATGAGCCCGGAAGCGGCGCTGCTGGTCGCCAAGCAGTTGCAGATGCTCGGTCAGGCCGAGGCGGGCACCTCGATGCTCAAAAGCTGTGCGGAGATCTACGGTGACGACCCGGCTGTGATGAAAGACATCGCCAAGCTGACCGATGACCCGACTATTCTCAGCTCCAGCAACGCCGCTGCCGACCTCAATCGTCAGGGCGTGCGAGTGTACAAGACCGGTAATCTGGTGGAGGCCCGCGAGGTCTTCCGCAAGGCGCTGAAGATGCAACCGAAGAACATCAGTATCGCCCTGAACATGGCCCAGTCGCTGCTCCATGGCACCGACACCAGTGTGCCGTCGGCCGAGCTGGAAGAATGTCGGGCCTGCCTGAAAATGGTTGGCCTGATGCCCGACACCGACGCGCGTTATGCGCGTTATCAGAAGCTGAAAAGCAAGGCGTTTGGCGAATGA
- a CDS encoding site-specific integrase — protein sequence MKSKITQKLINSLEAEAKVYRVHDTVQPGFFIRVLPSGHKSFMVTWGRNKNATLGRVGVLTLDQARTEAAQYLADAHAHGEPLAVIQGRRGATLPSLRDFIDDTYMPWFKTHHRGHEKTLHTLDNNFEAIMPQRLDSITGRDLEQIRTNWMQIGNKASTVNRKMGSISGVFSRAVEWDYISTHPLTKVKQLKVDSMALVRYLNKEETKRLREALDARQDEMRTERESANKWRIDRNREPFPSLLELPFTDHLKPMVLVSLNTGMRRGELFNLKWLAINFETKTITIKGDTSKTNDTRHIPMNKEVLSTLESWGKQSGKSRYVFPSKDGGRLDDVKSAWLNLLERAKISEFRWHDMRHDFASRLVMAGVPLNTVRDLLGHSDIKMTLRYAHLAPGTKAAAVELI from the coding sequence ATGAAAAGCAAGATCACCCAGAAACTCATCAATAGCCTAGAGGCCGAGGCAAAGGTTTACCGTGTGCATGACACGGTTCAGCCCGGTTTCTTTATCCGGGTACTCCCCAGCGGCCACAAGTCATTCATGGTCACCTGGGGCCGCAACAAGAATGCAACTCTTGGCAGGGTTGGGGTCCTGACGCTCGATCAGGCAAGAACAGAGGCAGCTCAATACCTTGCCGACGCTCATGCCCATGGTGAACCCCTCGCCGTTATCCAAGGACGCAGGGGCGCTACCCTGCCCTCCCTACGCGACTTCATCGACGACACATATATGCCGTGGTTTAAAACGCACCACAGAGGCCATGAGAAGACCCTGCACACCTTGGACAACAACTTCGAGGCAATCATGCCTCAGCGCCTGGACTCGATAACTGGCCGCGACCTGGAGCAGATTCGAACGAACTGGATGCAGATAGGCAACAAGGCATCGACGGTGAATCGGAAAATGGGTTCGATCAGTGGAGTCTTCAGCCGGGCGGTGGAATGGGACTACATCAGCACGCACCCTCTGACCAAGGTCAAGCAACTCAAGGTCGACTCAATGGCATTAGTGCGCTACCTGAACAAAGAAGAAACCAAACGACTGCGCGAAGCACTGGACGCTCGACAAGATGAAATGCGTACCGAACGTGAAAGTGCAAATAAGTGGCGCATTGATAGAAACAGGGAGCCATTCCCCAGCCTTTTAGAGCTGCCGTTCACCGACCATTTAAAACCAATGGTCCTGGTATCACTTAACACCGGCATGAGACGGGGCGAACTGTTCAACCTTAAGTGGCTTGCCATAAACTTCGAAACTAAGACAATCACAATCAAGGGCGATACATCCAAGACAAATGACACCCGGCACATACCAATGAACAAGGAAGTTCTGAGCACCTTAGAGAGCTGGGGAAAGCAATCTGGAAAATCCAGGTACGTATTTCCCAGCAAGGATGGAGGTCGTCTAGACGATGTTAAGAGCGCTTGGCTCAATCTACTTGAGCGAGCCAAGATCAGCGAATTTCGATGGCACGATATGCGTCATGACTTTGCATCACGCCTGGTGATGGCAGGCGTACCGCTCAACACGGTACGCGATCTACTGGGACACTCAGATATTAAAATGACTCTACGCTATGCACACTTAGCACCAGGCACTAAGGCTGCGGCTGTAGAGCTTATTTAG
- a CDS encoding helix-turn-helix domain-containing protein: MNHEKTAPSLSVGVEDAARLTGYSRSGIYEVIASGDLKAFKLGRRRLILMTELKAWIERTAKGGAR, encoded by the coding sequence ATGAACCACGAAAAAACTGCGCCATCGCTGTCTGTAGGAGTCGAAGACGCTGCACGCCTAACCGGCTACTCGCGGTCAGGCATCTATGAAGTGATTGCCTCAGGCGACCTCAAAGCATTCAAGCTCGGCCGGCGACGTCTGATCCTAATGACTGAACTGAAGGCGTGGATTGAGCGCACAGCGAAGGGCGGCGCCCGTTGA
- a CDS encoding toprim domain-containing protein, with the protein MTKLSPLDLIRQTALHALAAAETLLPEWLPKGGRKGREWVAPNIARGDRQAGSFGVSLDSGRWNDFADSSAHGGDLVSLLAYLRNCRQLEAAKEIDERLRLGLFNLTSDDVQQLEERRLHTEQERIASTLRAQQLQEEKHLATARQAAQLWKMAKPAERLHTYLLAKGVAPLQLRQLSHGRLLVPLCHDGRLVNLQTITPDGGKRFLSGGRVQGCYSPLGKISEGCRLYVCEGWATGATLHHNTGSPVICAMNAGNLKPVAMTMRERYGERLELVIAGDDDRETLGNPGRTAANQAARTTDALVVFPDWPQGSPTNLSDFNDLYLWLSGQYRESRKP; encoded by the coding sequence ATGACAAAGCTCAGCCCTCTCGACCTGATTCGACAAACTGCACTGCACGCTCTGGCCGCTGCTGAAACACTCTTGCCTGAATGGCTCCCAAAAGGCGGGCGAAAAGGCCGCGAATGGGTAGCGCCCAATATTGCCCGCGGAGACCGGCAAGCTGGCTCCTTTGGCGTGTCACTCGACTCTGGCCGGTGGAATGACTTTGCCGATAGCTCTGCTCACGGTGGCGATCTGGTGTCGCTGCTGGCCTACCTACGCAATTGTAGGCAGCTGGAGGCAGCAAAGGAGATTGATGAACGTCTACGCCTGGGCCTGTTCAACCTCACGTCCGACGATGTTCAGCAGCTCGAGGAGCGCCGCTTGCACACCGAACAGGAGCGCATCGCATCCACTCTGCGCGCACAGCAACTCCAGGAAGAAAAGCACCTGGCCACTGCTCGACAGGCAGCACAACTTTGGAAAATGGCGAAGCCCGCCGAACGCTTACATACCTACCTGCTGGCAAAGGGTGTAGCGCCCCTTCAACTACGTCAGTTGAGCCATGGCCGTCTGTTGGTGCCTCTCTGCCACGATGGCCGCTTGGTCAATCTACAAACCATCACGCCGGACGGCGGCAAACGCTTCCTGTCTGGAGGTCGAGTGCAAGGATGCTACTCCCCCCTAGGCAAAATCTCCGAAGGCTGCCGCCTTTATGTCTGCGAAGGCTGGGCAACCGGCGCAACCCTGCACCACAACACGGGTAGCCCAGTGATTTGTGCCATGAACGCAGGCAATCTCAAGCCGGTGGCTATGACAATGCGTGAGCGTTATGGCGAGCGCTTGGAGCTGGTGATCGCTGGTGATGATGACCGCGAAACGCTCGGCAATCCTGGAAGAACCGCCGCCAACCAAGCCGCCCGTACAACTGACGCCCTTGTGGTGTTTCCTGACTGGCCACAAGGCAGCCCAACCAACCTATCAGACTTCAACGACCTGTACCTCTGGCTATCCGGTCAGTACAGAGAGAGCCGCAAGCCATGA